The Peribacillus simplex genome contains a region encoding:
- a CDS encoding M15 family metallopeptidase — translation MLRSIYTIALLTFILLCTLGCTVKDSSKEEDNIHDQSVGKKNSASNSKENEPNINTVQQEAIKVSANPESIPVLVNKLNPLPDKYRPYDLFYPNVPFIFKEKIEKRMMRKEAGQALEKLFLKAEEDDIKLAGVSAFRSQETQEAIFNNYVERDGLEKAKTYSAYPGTSEHQTGLAIDVSGINGTCAAEECFGQTKEADWLAKHASEFGFIIRYPEGKQEITGYKYEAWHIRYVGIEIAKDIQAQGVTLEEYYNVQPVSK, via the coding sequence ATGTTAAGATCCATTTACACCATAGCTTTACTAACATTTATTTTATTATGTACATTAGGCTGTACAGTTAAGGATAGCTCTAAAGAAGAAGATAATATACACGATCAAAGTGTAGGTAAGAAAAATTCAGCTTCTAACTCAAAGGAAAACGAACCTAATATTAACACGGTTCAACAAGAGGCTATTAAAGTCTCTGCAAACCCTGAAAGCATTCCCGTATTAGTAAATAAGTTAAATCCACTTCCAGATAAATACAGACCATATGACCTTTTTTATCCAAATGTACCGTTTATTTTCAAAGAAAAAATCGAAAAACGAATGATGCGCAAAGAGGCCGGGCAAGCCTTGGAAAAATTATTTCTTAAGGCTGAAGAAGACGATATTAAATTAGCAGGCGTATCGGCATTTCGTTCACAGGAAACGCAAGAAGCTATTTTTAATAATTATGTAGAAAGGGATGGACTTGAAAAGGCTAAAACTTATAGTGCATATCCAGGAACCAGTGAACACCAAACAGGCTTGGCTATTGATGTAAGTGGCATTAATGGCACTTGTGCTGCTGAGGAATGTTTTGGTCAAACTAAAGAGGCTGATTGGTTAGCTAAGCATGCAAGTGAGTTTGGATTTATCATTCGTTACCCAGAAGGTAAGCAAGAAATTACAGGCTATAAATATGAGGCTTGGCATATTCGCTATGTAGGGATAGAGATAGCAAAAGACATTCAAGCTCAAGGGGTGACACTCGAAGAATACTATAATGTTCAGCCCGTTTCTAAGTAA
- a CDS encoding YibE/F family protein: MNVLVLLAFILLILMILIGGKNGARSFFAFFLNFGVFLFTIIFMTNPNNDPYIVTLIACMVISYINLFFINEVNSTTKTAFISTIITIVIVLFFIVIVTENAMIQGFGEEEIEELSIFSLYIGVDFVKIGASVIIMSTIGAIIDTAMAISSPMREMFYHHPSISKKDLFTFGISIGRDILGTTTNTLFFAFFGGYLALLIWFKDLSYSVGEIVNSKIFSAEMITIFCAGTGVALIIPITAFITAYFLVKKRKNKEKVI; this comes from the coding sequence ATGAATGTATTAGTGTTGCTAGCGTTCATATTATTAATATTGATGATCTTGATTGGTGGAAAAAATGGAGCACGTTCATTTTTTGCTTTTTTCCTAAACTTTGGTGTGTTTCTTTTTACCATCATTTTTATGACAAATCCAAATAATGATCCGTATATCGTTACATTGATTGCATGTATGGTGATTAGTTATATTAATTTATTTTTTATTAACGAAGTGAATAGTACAACAAAAACAGCATTCATTTCTACTATTATCACGATTGTTATTGTACTCTTTTTTATTGTCATTGTGACGGAAAATGCGATGATACAAGGTTTTGGTGAAGAAGAAATAGAAGAGCTTAGCATCTTTTCCCTTTATATTGGAGTAGATTTTGTTAAAATTGGAGCATCAGTAATTATTATGAGTACTATTGGCGCCATTATCGATACAGCCATGGCCATTTCATCTCCCATGCGAGAAATGTTTTATCACCATCCATCCATTAGCAAGAAAGATTTATTCACATTTGGCATAAGTATTGGGAGAGATATCTTAGGAACAACTACGAATACATTATTTTTTGCCTTCTTTGGAGGCTATTTGGCTTTGCTTATATGGTTTAAAGATTTATCCTATTCTGTTGGAGAAATCGTAAACTCAAAAATATTTAGTGCTGAAATGATCACTATATTTTGTGCTGGAACAGGAGTAGCCCTGATTATTCCTATTACTGCCTTTATTACTGCTTATTTTTTGGTGAAAAAAAGAAAAAATAAAGAGAAAGTTATATAG
- a CDS encoding YibE/F family protein: MNVIVNKFIKMGYKHVSLYAIIALCFVASVFLVNHNYSFYELPIAKVIKTNLENTTELNDMYQNEDRLFTQSIIAELQNGEEKGKLIHLKNEYSLSGAYDQEYRVGNDLFVSIDTKTEENSELTGTIKDVKRDKFVLIVAWIFILTLLIVGKKQGLFSIISLAVNAILLSYALDFYLNTSDISLVLICSISIILFTVLSLLFVNGFNEKTYAAIIATLLGTFLSLFIIYLVMWLTSGNGLRYEEMQFLTRPYKMVFMAGLFIGSLGAVMDIAITMSSSIFGLYEKNNHISVKALKTSGLEIGKDIMGTMTNILFFAYISGSIPTIILYLKNSSPLGFTLSMNLTLELARAIAGGIGIVLTIPIGLYISIFFINRKRERQ, translated from the coding sequence TTGAATGTTATCGTAAATAAATTTATAAAAATGGGTTACAAGCATGTTTCTTTGTACGCCATCATAGCACTTTGTTTTGTCGCCTCTGTTTTCCTTGTTAATCACAATTATTCATTCTATGAACTTCCAATAGCCAAAGTCATCAAAACAAATCTGGAAAATACAACTGAATTGAATGATATGTATCAAAATGAAGATCGTCTATTTACCCAGAGTATAATAGCCGAATTACAAAATGGAGAAGAAAAAGGAAAACTTATTCATTTAAAGAATGAATATTCCTTATCCGGAGCTTATGATCAAGAATATCGAGTTGGAAATGATTTATTTGTTTCGATTGATACGAAGACAGAAGAAAATTCAGAGTTAACTGGAACCATAAAAGACGTAAAGCGTGATAAATTTGTGTTGATTGTAGCATGGATTTTTATCTTGACATTACTAATCGTTGGAAAAAAGCAAGGACTGTTTTCAATTATAAGTTTGGCAGTCAATGCCATATTGTTGTCATATGCATTAGATTTTTATTTGAATACATCAGACATTAGTTTGGTATTGATATGCAGTATAAGTATCATTCTATTTACGGTCCTTTCCCTTTTATTCGTTAACGGTTTTAATGAAAAAACATATGCAGCTATTATTGCGACACTGTTAGGGACTTTTTTATCGCTGTTCATTATTTATCTTGTTATGTGGTTAACTTCCGGAAATGGCCTTCGATATGAAGAAATGCAATTTCTCACTCGTCCTTATAAAATGGTGTTTATGGCAGGATTATTTATCGGATCTTTAGGAGCCGTAATGGATATAGCCATTACCATGTCTTCTTCGATTTTTGGGTTGTATGAAAAGAATAACCACATATCAGTAAAAGCACTTAAAACTTCGGGATTAGAGATTGGAAAAGACATCATGGGAACCATGACAAATATTTTGTTTTTTGCCTATATAAGCGGCTCCATACCTACGATTATTTTGTATTTAAAAAATTCTTCTCCATTAGGATTTACCCTTTCCATGAACCTTACATTGGAATTGGCCCGTGCCATAGCTGGTGGCATTGGAATCGTGTTAACTATTCCGATAGGTCTATATATTTCTATTTTTTTCATTAATCGAAAGAGGGAAAGACAATGA
- the ltrA gene encoding group II intron reverse transcriptase/maturase — protein sequence MLMEQILERENLIQALKRVERNKGSHGVDGMPVQNLRPHLATEWYNMKTALLQGTYQPQPVRRIEIPKPNGGVRLLGIPTVLDRFIQQAIAQILTKIYDSTFSENSYGFRPNKQGHQAVRKAKSYITEGYTWVVDMDLEKFFDKVNHDKLMGMLERKIEDKRVLKLIRKFLQAGIMIGGLFHKSEEGTPQGGPLSPILSNIMLDDLDKELEKRNLRFVRYADDSTIFVKTRKAAKRAMGNISNFIENNLKLKVNYEKSKYDRPWNRTFLGFSFTKSKNPKVLLAKQTVKRVKKRIREMTSRKSPIPMKLRINKLKQYLRGWMGYFALIDTPNVLKNLDSWIRRRLRMCLWKQWKLPRTRVRKLKGLGVPLGKAYEWGNSRKGYWRIAHSPILDKILNNVYWLHQGLVNLYERYTKLRQT from the coding sequence ATGTTAATGGAACAGATACTAGAGAGGGAAAACTTAATACAGGCATTGAAGCGTGTAGAAAGAAATAAGGGAAGCCATGGTGTAGATGGAATGCCGGTTCAAAACCTGAGACCGCACCTCGCAACCGAATGGTACAACATGAAAACTGCCCTTTTACAGGGTACCTATCAACCGCAGCCCGTCCGTCGTATCGAAATCCCGAAACCAAACGGCGGAGTTCGGCTATTGGGTATTCCAACCGTTCTAGACCGTTTCATTCAACAAGCCATTGCCCAAATATTGACCAAGATATATGACTCAACCTTTTCGGAGAATAGCTATGGGTTTCGCCCTAACAAACAAGGGCACCAGGCGGTTCGAAAGGCAAAGTCCTATATAACCGAAGGTTATACATGGGTAGTGGATATGGACTTGGAGAAGTTCTTCGATAAAGTGAATCATGACAAGCTCATGGGAATGTTAGAGCGGAAAATTGAAGATAAACGAGTTCTCAAACTGATTCGTAAATTCCTTCAAGCAGGCATTATGATAGGCGGACTTTTTCATAAAAGTGAGGAGGGAACTCCGCAAGGAGGTCCGTTAAGTCCTATATTATCTAATATCATGTTAGACGATTTAGATAAAGAACTAGAGAAACGTAATCTTCGATTCGTAAGGTATGCGGATGACAGTACTATCTTTGTGAAGACACGAAAAGCCGCTAAACGTGCAATGGGAAATATCTCAAACTTCATTGAAAATAATCTGAAGCTAAAGGTCAACTACGAGAAGTCGAAGTATGATCGCCCTTGGAACAGAACGTTTCTCGGTTTTAGTTTCACGAAGTCAAAGAACCCGAAGGTTCTACTGGCTAAACAAACGGTGAAGAGAGTAAAGAAACGAATCAGGGAAATGACCTCGAGGAAATCACCGATACCCATGAAACTCCGAATAAATAAGTTAAAGCAATACCTTAGAGGTTGGATGGGGTATTTCGCCCTCATTGATACTCCGAACGTATTGAAGAATTTAGATTCATGGATTCGAAGAAGACTCAGGATGTGCCTATGGAAACAATGGAAATTACCAAGAACGAGGGTGAGGAAACTCAAAGGATTAGGCGTCCCACTTGGAAAAGCATATGAATGGGGAAATAGCAGAAAGGGTTATTGGCGCATAGCGCATAGTCCTATTCTAGACAAAATCCTTAATAATGTTTATTGGCTCCACCAAGGGTTAGTAAATCTATATGAACGATATACAAAACTACGTCAGACTTAA
- a CDS encoding alpha/beta-type small acid-soluble spore protein produces MARNNNSNQLVVNGAEQALEQMKYEISSEFGVTLGADTTSRANGSVGGEITKRLVQMAEQQLGGRTR; encoded by the coding sequence ATGGCTAGAAATAACAACAGTAATCAATTAGTAGTTAATGGTGCAGAGCAAGCTCTAGAACAAATGAAATACGAAATCTCTAGTGAATTCGGTGTTACACTTGGCGCTGATACAACATCTCGTGCAAACGGATCTGTTGGTGGAGAAATTACAAAACGTTTAGTGCAAATGGCTGAACAACAATTAGGCGGAAGAACTCGTTAA
- a CDS encoding HNH endonuclease family protein: MALESFNKEMPVSYIVDYLKRRTPSDTEFYLNFQNRDFTRSAQTKYILEMIENALTNNTREKTISGRSDVHIEHIMPRELLRERNKVIENSWQKELGTRASEYSMFVNRIGNLTLLGSELNITASNYPFIEKKKKYEQSIIMLTKEICQEDKWTFEEINIRSVYLAGIAKKIWNFNNLDLK, encoded by the coding sequence TTGGCTTTAGAATCGTTCAATAAAGAAATGCCAGTTTCTTATATTGTTGATTATCTTAAGAGGAGAACCCCATCTGATACTGAATTTTATTTAAACTTCCAGAACCGGGATTTTACAAGGTCAGCACAAACGAAATATATCTTAGAAATGATCGAAAATGCACTAACAAACAACACCAGAGAAAAAACGATAAGTGGTCGGAGTGATGTTCACATCGAACATATTATGCCAAGGGAATTACTAAGGGAAAGAAATAAAGTCATTGAAAATTCTTGGCAAAAAGAACTAGGAACAAGAGCTTCTGAATATTCAATGTTCGTTAATAGAATTGGGAACCTTACGCTGCTTGGAAGTGAATTAAACATTACTGCATCTAATTATCCTTTTATTGAAAAGAAAAAAAAATATGAGCAATCCATCATAATGCTAACCAAAGAAATTTGCCAAGAAGACAAATGGACCTTCGAAGAAATAAATATAAGGAGTGTGTATCTTGCGGGCATAGCTAAAAAGATATGGAATTTCAATAATCTTGATTTGAAGTAG
- a CDS encoding flotillin family protein, whose amino-acid sequence MFNLVWIVVAIVAFLLIALIAVFITKYRTAGPDEALIVTGSYLGSKNVHIDESGNKIKIVRGGGAFVLPVFQQAEPLSLLSSKLEVSTPEVYTEQGVPVMADGVSIIKIGGSITDIATAAEQFLGKSKDDREQEAREVLEGHLRSILGSMTVEEIYKNREKFSQEVQRVASQDLAKMGLIIVSFTIKDVRDKNGYLESLGKPRIAQVKRDADIATAEAEKETRIKRAEASKEAQRAELERATEIAEAEKINKLKVAEFRREQDIAKARADQAYDLETARSKQDVTEQEMQIRIIERQKQIELEEKEILRREKQYDSEVKKKADADRYAVEQAASANKMKQITEADADKYKIEAMAKAEAERVRMDGLAKADAQRAQGTTEAEIIRLKGVAEAEAKQKIAEAFEQFGQAAVMDMILKMLPEYAKQVASPLSNIDKITVVDTGGSGANGGANKVTGYATDLMATLQESLKASSGIDVKDLLENFSGKRNLPFTTISQENVEANMNMAASKEE is encoded by the coding sequence ATGTTTAATTTGGTTTGGATTGTTGTCGCCATTGTTGCATTTTTACTTATCGCACTTATTGCTGTCTTTATTACGAAATATCGCACGGCTGGTCCTGATGAAGCATTGATCGTGACTGGAAGCTACTTAGGGAGCAAAAATGTTCACATCGACGAATCAGGAAATAAAATTAAAATCGTCCGCGGAGGGGGTGCTTTCGTTCTCCCGGTGTTCCAGCAAGCGGAACCACTTAGCTTGTTGTCAAGCAAGCTTGAGGTCTCAACTCCTGAAGTATATACAGAACAGGGAGTTCCAGTCATGGCTGATGGTGTATCGATAATCAAGATTGGCGGTTCGATCACCGATATTGCCACAGCGGCGGAGCAATTCCTAGGTAAATCCAAAGATGACCGTGAACAGGAAGCGAGGGAAGTCCTGGAGGGGCATCTTCGTTCCATCCTTGGGTCGATGACAGTCGAGGAAATTTATAAAAACCGCGAAAAGTTTTCCCAGGAAGTACAGAGGGTAGCCTCGCAGGATTTAGCTAAAATGGGACTCATCATCGTATCGTTCACCATTAAAGATGTTCGGGACAAAAATGGATATCTTGAATCTCTTGGTAAGCCAAGAATCGCACAAGTAAAGAGGGATGCCGATATAGCTACCGCAGAAGCAGAGAAAGAAACGCGAATCAAGCGCGCAGAAGCATCGAAGGAAGCCCAGCGTGCCGAACTTGAAAGGGCAACGGAAATTGCCGAAGCCGAAAAAATCAACAAGCTAAAGGTTGCGGAATTCCGTCGCGAGCAGGATATTGCCAAAGCACGAGCTGACCAAGCTTACGATCTTGAAACGGCTAGATCTAAACAGGATGTAACAGAACAGGAAATGCAAATCAGGATCATTGAACGTCAGAAGCAAATTGAGCTGGAGGAAAAAGAAATCCTTCGCCGTGAAAAGCAATATGATTCCGAAGTGAAGAAAAAGGCGGATGCCGACCGTTATGCGGTAGAGCAGGCGGCTTCCGCAAATAAAATGAAACAGATAACGGAAGCGGATGCCGATAAGTATAAAATCGAAGCCATGGCAAAAGCCGAAGCGGAACGCGTCCGCATGGATGGTCTTGCTAAAGCGGACGCACAAAGGGCCCAAGGTACGACAGAAGCGGAAATCATCCGGTTAAAAGGGGTAGCAGAGGCCGAAGCCAAGCAGAAGATTGCCGAAGCATTTGAACAGTTCGGTCAGGCAGCCGTCATGGATATGATCTTGAAAATGCTTCCGGAGTATGCCAAACAAGTGGCAAGTCCGCTTAGTAATATCGACAAGATCACTGTAGTGGATACAGGTGGAAGCGGTGCGAATGGCGGGGCCAATAAAGTGACTGGCTATGCAACGGATTTAATGGCCACATTGCAGGAGTCATTAAAGGCATCTTCGGGAATCGATGTTAAAGACTTACTTGAGAATTTCTCAGGAAAACGAAATTTGCCATTTACAACCATCAGTCAGGAGAATGTCGAAGCGAACATGAATATGGCAGCAAGCAAGGAAGAGTAA